Proteins from one Pseudoalteromonas undina genomic window:
- the astD gene encoding succinylglutamate-semialdehyde dehydrogenase, whose product MTHPAQFINGQWSQGQGTEFNSVNPANNDVIWQASAASAEQVDSAVASAREAFYSWADKSFSERLEIVKTFAATLKEHSEELAVAIAQETGKPLWETRTEAGAMVGKIAIAEKAFLDRTGDVENAMPQGRAMIRHKPHGVVAVFGPYNFPGHLPNGHIVPALLAGNTVVFKPSELTPMVAELTLKLWEKAGLPAGVINLVQGEVETGKALASHKGIDGLFFTGSSRTGHILHEQFAGQPGKILALEMGGNNPLIVKDAEDTLAVVHDIVQSAFISSGQRCTCARKLFLPTGAKGDEILARLITATKAIKVGNYDDADQPFMGSMISAAAAAGMVKAQDELKAMGGDVLVELEHTANTGFVTPGIIECTNIKDFPDEEHFGPLLKVFRFDDFDQAIDKANDTSFGLSAGLLSDNQADYDHFLRRIRAGIVNWNRPITGASSAAPFGGIGASGNHRASAYYAADYCAYPVASVELEKVTMPATLSPGLKID is encoded by the coding sequence ATGACTCATCCTGCACAATTTATTAATGGTCAATGGTCGCAAGGCCAAGGCACAGAATTTAACTCAGTTAATCCTGCAAATAACGACGTTATTTGGCAGGCATCAGCTGCAAGCGCAGAGCAAGTAGATAGCGCTGTAGCATCAGCACGTGAAGCATTTTACAGCTGGGCTGATAAAAGCTTTAGCGAGCGTTTAGAGATTGTAAAAACCTTTGCTGCAACATTAAAAGAGCACAGCGAAGAGCTAGCGGTTGCTATTGCACAAGAAACAGGTAAACCACTTTGGGAAACACGTACTGAAGCGGGCGCCATGGTAGGTAAAATTGCCATTGCTGAAAAAGCATTTTTAGACCGTACTGGTGATGTTGAAAACGCTATGCCGCAAGGTCGTGCGATGATCCGTCATAAGCCACATGGTGTTGTTGCTGTATTTGGTCCTTACAACTTCCCTGGGCACTTACCAAATGGCCACATTGTACCTGCACTTTTAGCCGGTAATACTGTGGTATTTAAACCATCTGAACTTACACCTATGGTGGCTGAGCTAACCCTTAAACTATGGGAAAAAGCCGGTTTACCTGCTGGGGTAATTAACCTAGTTCAAGGTGAAGTAGAAACAGGTAAAGCATTGGCGTCACACAAAGGCATTGATGGTTTATTCTTTACTGGGTCTTCACGTACGGGTCATATTTTACATGAACAGTTCGCAGGTCAACCAGGTAAAATTTTAGCGCTTGAAATGGGTGGTAATAATCCGCTAATCGTTAAAGATGCAGAAGATACTCTTGCTGTAGTGCACGATATTGTGCAATCTGCGTTTATCTCAAGCGGCCAACGTTGTACCTGTGCGCGTAAATTGTTTTTACCAACAGGCGCTAAAGGCGATGAAATTTTAGCGCGCTTAATTACAGCGACTAAAGCAATTAAAGTTGGTAACTACGACGACGCTGACCAACCGTTTATGGGTTCAATGATCTCAGCGGCCGCTGCTGCTGGTATGGTTAAAGCGCAAGACGAGTTAAAAGCCATGGGTGGTGACGTGTTAGTTGAGCTTGAGCATACAGCTAACACCGGTTTTGTTACACCGGGTATTATTGAGTGCACAAATATTAAAGACTTCCCAGATGAAGAGCACTTTGGTCCACTTTTAAAAGTATTCCGCTTTGACGATTTTGACCAAGCAATTGATAAAGCAAACGACACTAGCTTTGGTTTATCAGCAGGTTTATTAAGTGATAACCAAGCTGATTACGATCATTTCTTACGTCGTATTCGTGCGGGTATTGTTAACTGGAACCGTCCAATTACGGGCGCCTCAAGTGCTGCACCGTTTGGTGGTATTGGTGCCTCAGGCAATCACAGAGCAAGCGCTTATTACGCTGCCGATTACTGTGCATACCCTGTTGCTTCTGTGGAACTTGAAAAAGTAACCATGCCGGCAACATTAAGCCCAGGCTTAAAAATTGATTAA
- a CDS encoding SLC13 family permease, whose translation MVEQLILTGIMLLLVGCLFGTRINPAWLFVSAIGTSYLTGLIDLESMLVNYTNSSLITLVLLILVSIAIEKTTLIQRLAKSLSNGSLVKSVTKLGLSTAFLSSFTNNTAVVASLITAIKDNPNHSPSKLLLPLSYTAILGGTITLIGTSTNLIVNGFAVDAGMAPLGFFDFTLVGLGALSVGLITILVMLKCLPDNGKNSQEVVPFYLEGKVQSGSKLINRTVEENGLRDLKDLFLAEIIRDGNRICAVTPQHIIQQDDVLLFVGDIKSVPLLTRFDGLKVVHDKHEKDIEHLVEVVVSQSSKLIGKTVKEARFREQFHAAVIAIRRGHDRLQGGLGQVRLQAGDSLILAPGKSFYDLTNLKREFVYISGLDLQTHLSAKQSNIVLLSFAGVLGLSILGAVPLVKGLLVLLIGLMLCGTIKLSEIKRRFPIELLAVVGSAIGLAKLMIGTGLAGQISDAMFLVLGDFGPYGAFIAIFLMTVLFTELITNNAAAALSFPVAYSLAIGFNVEPLPFIMAVAFGASASFISPFGYQTNLMVYSAGNYRLKDYVMMGLPLSIIYSITVLTLIPLVFPF comes from the coding sequence ATGGTAGAACAGCTCATTTTAACAGGCATTATGTTGCTTTTAGTCGGGTGCCTTTTTGGCACCCGTATTAATCCTGCATGGTTATTTGTAAGTGCCATAGGCACAAGCTATCTAACTGGGTTAATAGATTTAGAAAGCATGCTGGTAAATTACACTAACTCATCATTAATTACTTTAGTGTTATTAATTTTAGTGTCGATAGCGATAGAAAAAACCACGCTTATTCAGCGTTTAGCCAAATCGTTATCCAATGGTAGTTTAGTTAAGTCAGTAACTAAATTAGGGCTGTCTACCGCCTTTTTATCGTCGTTTACTAATAATACCGCGGTAGTTGCCTCATTAATTACCGCCATAAAGGATAACCCAAACCACTCTCCCTCAAAGCTATTGTTACCCCTGTCGTACACCGCGATTTTAGGGGGTACTATTACGCTTATTGGCACCTCTACTAACTTAATCGTAAATGGCTTTGCAGTAGATGCGGGCATGGCGCCACTGGGCTTTTTTGATTTTACCTTGGTGGGTTTAGGCGCACTTAGTGTGGGCTTAATCACTATTTTAGTAATGCTAAAGTGCCTGCCCGACAATGGTAAAAATAGCCAAGAGGTGGTGCCTTTTTATTTAGAAGGGAAAGTACAAAGTGGTTCTAAACTAATAAACCGCACCGTGGAAGAAAACGGTTTACGCGATTTAAAAGACTTGTTTTTGGCTGAAATTATTCGTGACGGCAACCGCATTTGCGCCGTGACCCCGCAACATATTATTCAACAAGACGACGTTCTGTTGTTTGTAGGCGACATAAAATCGGTACCTTTGCTTACTCGCTTTGATGGCTTAAAAGTGGTGCACGACAAACACGAAAAAGACATTGAACACCTCGTTGAAGTTGTCGTTAGTCAGTCGTCTAAGTTAATTGGCAAAACGGTAAAAGAAGCCCGTTTTAGAGAGCAGTTTCATGCCGCCGTTATTGCTATTCGCCGTGGGCATGACCGCTTACAAGGCGGGCTTGGACAAGTGCGATTACAAGCGGGTGATTCACTCATTCTCGCCCCTGGTAAAAGCTTTTATGACTTAACTAACTTAAAACGCGAGTTTGTGTATATTTCAGGGCTTGATTTACAAACCCACCTCAGCGCAAAACAATCAAATATTGTATTGTTAAGCTTTGCGGGTGTGCTGGGATTAAGTATTTTAGGTGCAGTACCGCTGGTTAAAGGCTTATTAGTGTTACTTATTGGCCTAATGCTGTGTGGTACTATCAAACTAAGCGAGATAAAACGCCGCTTTCCTATTGAGTTACTTGCTGTCGTGGGCAGTGCCATAGGTTTAGCTAAGCTGATGATAGGCACCGGCCTTGCTGGGCAAATATCAGACGCCATGTTTTTAGTGCTAGGCGACTTTGGCCCTTATGGCGCGTTTATCGCTATCTTTTTAATGACCGTATTATTTACCGAATTAATCACTAATAATGCTGCTGCAGCGCTATCGTTTCCGGTTGCCTACTCACTAGCCATTGGCTTTAACGTAGAACCTTTGCCGTTTATTATGGCAGTTGCATTTGGCGCTTCAGCCAGCTTTATTTCACCTTTTGGTTATCAAACTAATCTAATGGTTTATAGCGCGGGTAACTACCGACTAAAAGACTATGTAATGATGGGACTACCGCTTTCTATTATTTATTCAATCACCGTACTGACTTTGATCCCGCTGGTATTTCCGTTTTAA
- the astA gene encoding arginine N-succinyltransferase codes for MMILRPIQKSDYAALVTIADESGHGFTSLPNNEELLQKKIAHSVNSFTKNTSQPGDEGYLFVLEDTETGEVVGTSGIEAAVGLDDAFYHYHLSKVIHSSRTLDVYKAVDILTLCNDYTGATELCTLFLKDGYRKNCNGKLLSKARFMFIKQHQQRFAQTVIAEMRGVSDENGSSPFWQWLEEHFFSMDFPTADYLTGIGQKVFIAELMPKYPIYVNLLSKEAQAVIGQVHDNTRPAIQLLKSEGFTFNGYVDIFDAGPTVEAKVDNIATVRNAQNFSVEIGEMTGDTMVLLANDKLEDFRATVVPMAFDSRSNSLVLTQELADALHLKSGDFVTATPV; via the coding sequence ATGATGATCCTTCGCCCAATCCAAAAAAGTGATTATGCAGCTTTAGTAACCATTGCCGACGAGTCGGGACATGGCTTTACTTCTTTACCTAATAATGAAGAGTTATTACAAAAGAAGATTGCACATTCAGTTAACTCATTTACAAAAAACACGTCACAACCTGGTGATGAAGGGTACTTATTTGTTCTTGAAGATACTGAAACTGGTGAAGTAGTTGGTACTTCAGGTATTGAAGCGGCAGTTGGCTTAGATGACGCATTTTATCACTATCATTTGAGTAAAGTGATTCACTCTTCGCGCACGCTAGATGTATATAAAGCGGTAGATATTCTCACCCTTTGTAATGACTACACTGGGGCTACAGAGCTGTGTACGCTGTTTTTAAAAGACGGTTATCGTAAAAATTGTAACGGTAAGCTGCTTTCAAAAGCACGCTTTATGTTTATAAAACAGCACCAGCAACGCTTTGCACAAACCGTTATCGCAGAAATGCGTGGCGTATCTGACGAAAACGGCAGTAGCCCGTTTTGGCAGTGGCTTGAAGAGCACTTTTTCTCAATGGATTTTCCAACCGCAGATTATCTGACGGGAATTGGCCAAAAAGTGTTTATTGCTGAGTTAATGCCTAAATACCCAATTTACGTCAACTTATTGAGTAAAGAAGCGCAAGCGGTTATTGGTCAAGTACACGATAATACGCGCCCAGCTATTCAGTTATTAAAAAGTGAAGGCTTTACTTTTAATGGTTACGTCGACATTTTTGATGCAGGCCCAACCGTTGAAGCAAAAGTAGATAACATTGCTACTGTACGTAATGCACAAAACTTTAGTGTTGAAATTGGCGAAATGACAGGTGATACCATGGTATTGCTAGCCAATGATAAGCTTGAAGACTTTAGAGCAACCGTTGTTCCTATGGCATTTGATTCGCGTTCAAACAGCCTTGTGCTTACGCAAGAACTTGCTGATGCATTACATTTAAAATCGGGCGACTTTGTTACTGCTACCCCAGTTTAA
- a CDS encoding OsmC family protein: MQANVKWVEGNTYIGRSNSNHNVVFDAGSDGAAPSPMEMVLMSVGGCSSVDVVSILKKTKQDFSSVDVQLTAERAETAPRVFTKINLHFVVTGKNVSEKHLERAVSLSAEKYCSVALMLDKTVEITHSHEVVEDQEK, from the coding sequence ATGCAAGCAAATGTAAAATGGGTTGAAGGTAATACCTATATAGGCCGCTCTAATAGTAATCATAATGTGGTATTTGATGCGGGTAGTGACGGAGCAGCACCAAGCCCAATGGAAATGGTGCTTATGTCTGTCGGTGGCTGTTCATCGGTTGATGTGGTAAGTATTTTAAAAAAAACCAAGCAAGACTTCTCATCCGTTGATGTGCAATTAACTGCTGAACGAGCAGAAACAGCCCCGCGCGTGTTCACTAAAATTAATTTACACTTTGTTGTAACTGGTAAGAATGTGTCTGAAAAACACCTAGAGCGAGCGGTTTCGCTTTCTGCCGAAAAGTATTGCTCAGTTGCATTAATGCTTGATAAAACAGTAGAAATTACCCACAGCCATGAAGTTGTTGAAGATCAGGAAAAATAA
- the speD gene encoding adenosylmethionine decarboxylase has translation MNKPFDKLKLHGFNNLTKSLSFSIYDICYAKTEQQRKEYIEYIDEQYSADRLTDILGDVVDIIGANILNVARQDYEPQGASVTILVSEEPVEEQQNYDADEAPGPLPDSVVAHLDKSHICVHTYPEAHPDDGICTFRADIEVSTCGIISPLKALNFLIHSLESDVVTIDYRVRGFTRDVNGVKHYIDHAINSIQNFMTEDTKEAYQMMDVNVYQENLFHTKMMLKETDLNTYLFGLSTDDLSDDEEEEIRSKLTREMQEIFYGRNLPDTE, from the coding sequence ATGAACAAACCCTTCGATAAACTTAAACTTCATGGCTTTAATAATTTAACTAAAAGCCTAAGCTTTAGTATTTACGATATTTGCTATGCAAAAACAGAGCAGCAACGTAAAGAATATATAGAATATATCGATGAGCAGTATAGTGCAGATAGACTAACCGACATTTTAGGTGATGTGGTTGATATTATTGGTGCCAATATTTTAAATGTTGCACGTCAAGATTATGAGCCACAAGGTGCCAGTGTAACTATTTTAGTTTCAGAAGAGCCTGTAGAAGAGCAGCAAAACTATGATGCTGACGAAGCGCCAGGGCCATTACCTGACTCAGTGGTTGCACACCTTGATAAAAGCCACATTTGTGTTCACACATATCCTGAAGCACACCCAGATGATGGTATTTGTACTTTCCGTGCGGATATTGAAGTATCAACCTGTGGCATTATTTCGCCGCTTAAAGCGTTAAACTTCTTAATCCATAGTCTTGAGTCTGATGTGGTAACGATTGATTACCGCGTACGTGGTTTTACCCGTGATGTAAACGGCGTTAAGCATTACATTGACCATGCAATTAATTCGATTCAAAACTTCATGACAGAAGATACCAAAGAAGCGTACCAAATGATGGACGTGAACGTGTATCAAGAAAACTTGTTCCATACCAAAATGATGTTAAAAGAAACCGATTTAAACACCTATTTATTTGGTTTATCTACTGATGACTTGTCAGATGACGAAGAAGAAGAGATTCGCTCAAAACTAACACGTGAAATGCAAGAAATATTCTATGGCCGTAACCTGCCAGATACAGAATAA
- a CDS encoding aromatic amino acid transport family protein, with protein MTTSQGATLSNAPAQDAHTSKSKWNLHDTQWTLSLFGTAVGAGILFLPINIGIGGFWPLIIMACLAFPMTFLAHRGLARFVLSSKNKEADFTDVVEEHFGVNAGRLISLLYFLSIFPILLIYGVGLTNTVDSFMVNQLGMESPSRVVLSGVLVAVMIGLMMGGERLMLRAFAILVYPLVGILFFLSLYLIPSWQMPDTTLPGLGSFSKTLWLSIPIIVFSFSHAAAISSFVNKQRSHYGDLATSKSEAILKRTSLLLITFVLLFVFSCVLSLTGDQMAEAKAANVSVLSYLANITENSFIATLGPLVAFIAIMSSFLGHFLGARESFTGLVTKHSSMSPKVADKVGAVLMFFAIWFCAVKNPSILDMMDQLSGPIIAMILFIMPMIAVYKVPSLQKYRNRLSTLFVLAVGSLAVCALLYSMLS; from the coding sequence ATGACAACATCTCAAGGTGCAACGCTTTCAAATGCACCAGCACAAGACGCACACACGTCTAAATCAAAATGGAACCTGCATGATACGCAGTGGACACTTAGTCTTTTTGGCACCGCAGTAGGTGCTGGTATTTTATTTTTACCGATTAATATTGGTATTGGTGGTTTTTGGCCACTGATTATTATGGCGTGTTTAGCCTTTCCAATGACCTTTTTAGCGCACCGTGGTTTGGCGCGTTTTGTATTATCATCAAAAAATAAAGAGGCTGATTTTACCGATGTAGTAGAAGAACACTTTGGCGTAAACGCGGGTCGACTGATCTCCTTATTATACTTTTTATCAATTTTTCCTATTTTGCTTATTTACGGTGTGGGTTTAACCAATACCGTAGATAGCTTTATGGTCAATCAATTAGGAATGGAGTCGCCGTCACGCGTTGTGCTTTCAGGTGTACTTGTTGCTGTTATGATTGGCTTAATGATGGGCGGTGAACGCTTAATGCTGCGCGCTTTTGCTATTTTAGTGTACCCGCTAGTAGGTATTTTATTCTTTTTATCTCTGTATTTAATCCCAAGCTGGCAAATGCCCGATACGACTTTGCCTGGGCTAGGTAGCTTTAGCAAAACACTTTGGTTATCGATTCCTATTATTGTGTTTTCGTTTAGCCATGCAGCGGCTATTTCAAGCTTTGTTAATAAACAACGTAGCCATTACGGTGACCTAGCAACCTCTAAGTCAGAAGCGATTTTAAAGCGTACTAGCTTATTACTGATCACCTTTGTTTTGTTATTTGTGTTCTCATGCGTGTTATCGCTTACCGGCGACCAAATGGCTGAAGCAAAAGCGGCAAACGTCTCTGTTTTATCTTACTTGGCTAATATTACAGAAAACTCATTCATTGCAACGCTGGGACCTTTGGTTGCTTTTATTGCGATTATGTCGTCGTTTTTAGGTCACTTTTTAGGGGCACGCGAAAGCTTTACTGGGTTAGTGACTAAACACTCAAGCATGAGCCCTAAAGTGGCTGACAAAGTGGGTGCGGTACTGATGTTTTTCGCTATTTGGTTCTGCGCGGTTAAAAACCCAAGCATACTAGATATGATGGATCAGTTATCAGGCCCAATCATTGCGATGATTTTATTCATTATGCCAATGATTGCAGTTTACAAAGTGCCTAGCTTACAAAAGTACCGTAATCGTTTAAGTACCTTATTTGTACTGGCTGTCGGTTCATTAGCAGTGTGTGCGTTACTGTACAGCATGCTTAGCTAA
- a CDS encoding alpha/beta fold hydrolase, with protein MSKDILFHTIFVHETSKTWVVFVHGAGGSSAIWFRQLKAYKKEYNVLLLDLRGHGKSNDLLQNFVDNNYSFNNVSKDIIDVLDHNNITSAHFVGISLGTILIRNIAEIAPQYVSSMVLGGAVTRFNTRSNTLVYLGNTFKHLLPYMWLYRLFAFIMMPKKRHKESRLLFIREAKHLCQKEFIKWFKLAMDVNPLMQYFKEKDIDIPILYIMGKEDHMFLGPVKEMVKRHKNSVLQTIHHCGHVCNVERPDLFNQHSLAFIAQQNR; from the coding sequence ATGAGCAAAGACATTCTTTTCCATACTATTTTTGTGCATGAAACCAGTAAAACATGGGTAGTATTTGTTCATGGCGCAGGAGGGAGTTCGGCAATCTGGTTTCGTCAGCTTAAAGCTTATAAAAAAGAATATAATGTGTTGTTGCTTGATCTTCGTGGTCACGGTAAATCAAATGATCTATTACAAAACTTTGTTGATAATAATTACTCATTTAATAATGTCTCTAAAGACATTATCGATGTGTTAGATCATAACAATATAACCAGCGCACATTTTGTTGGTATTTCATTGGGCACAATTCTTATTCGAAATATTGCAGAAATTGCTCCGCAATATGTTTCTAGTATGGTGCTAGGTGGGGCGGTTACTCGTTTTAATACCCGTAGTAATACCTTGGTTTATTTAGGCAATACCTTTAAACACTTGTTGCCTTACATGTGGTTGTATCGTTTATTTGCTTTTATTATGATGCCGAAAAAGCGTCATAAAGAGTCTCGACTTTTGTTTATTCGTGAAGCAAAACACTTGTGCCAAAAAGAGTTTATAAAATGGTTTAAATTAGCCATGGACGTAAACCCTTTAATGCAGTATTTCAAAGAAAAAGACATCGATATACCCATTCTTTACATTATGGGTAAAGAAGATCATATGTTCCTTGGCCCGGTTAAAGAAATGGTTAAGCGCCATAAAAATAGCGTATTGCAAACCATTCACCATTGCGGCCATGTTTGTAACGTAGAACGCCCAGACTTATTCAATCAACACTCGCTTGCTTTTATAGCACAGCAAAATCGTTAG
- a CDS encoding DUF3802 family protein: MVLNRQGYDDLIMYLTQNLALFEKPGEIKPGAPTVIELIEDVIAENVIRICQQHPDLSTEQRSQIVREVDGIVYDLQEVLSSVTSHTVTVEQHAFIDEFAGLVKNLFDNAIN, from the coding sequence ATGGTTTTAAACAGGCAAGGGTACGATGACTTAATAATGTACCTAACTCAGAACTTAGCGTTGTTTGAAAAACCAGGCGAAATAAAGCCAGGTGCGCCAACCGTTATTGAGTTAATTGAAGATGTAATTGCCGAAAATGTCATACGCATTTGTCAACAACACCCAGACCTTTCTACAGAGCAGCGCAGTCAAATTGTGCGCGAGGTTGATGGCATTGTTTACGATTTACAAGAAGTGCTGAGTAGTGTGACCTCTCACACTGTTACAGTAGAACAGCATGCTTTTATTGATGAATTTGCTGGGCTAGTTAAAAACTTATTTGATAACGCTATTAATTAA
- a CDS encoding aspartate aminotransferase family protein, which produces MTVNRELFDHVMVPNYAPSSVIPVRGEGSRVWDQQGREFIDFAGGIAVNCLGHCHPALVGALKEQGEKIWHLSNVMTNEPALRLAKKMVDATFAEKVYFANSGAEANEAALKLARRFALDKFGAEKSQIIAFNKGFHGRTFFTVTVGGQAAYSDGFGPKPGDIVHCDYNDLAAFEALISDNTCAVMMEPIQGEGGIISPTDEFAQGVRDLCTKHNALLIFDEVQSGVGRTGELYAYQGLNVVPDILTSAKALGGGFPIGAMLTTTEIAQHLKVGTHGSTYGGNPLACAVAEAAFDTVNNPEVLAGVKAKAALFTELLNAINEKYHVFSEIRGQGLLIGAVVNEQYKGRAKEFLVAGTEHGLMSLVAGADVVRFTPSLVIPEADIREGMARFEKAVAHVVNA; this is translated from the coding sequence ATGACAGTCAATCGCGAATTATTTGATCACGTAATGGTTCCTAACTACGCACCTTCAAGCGTAATTCCAGTTCGAGGCGAAGGTTCTCGTGTATGGGATCAACAAGGACGAGAGTTTATCGACTTTGCTGGTGGTATTGCCGTTAACTGTCTTGGCCACTGCCATCCTGCATTAGTGGGTGCATTAAAAGAGCAGGGCGAAAAAATTTGGCATTTATCAAATGTAATGACCAATGAGCCAGCGCTTCGCTTAGCTAAAAAAATGGTTGATGCGACTTTTGCAGAAAAAGTTTACTTTGCAAACTCAGGCGCAGAAGCAAACGAAGCGGCACTTAAATTAGCGCGTCGTTTTGCGCTTGATAAATTTGGTGCAGAAAAGTCACAAATTATCGCCTTTAATAAAGGTTTCCATGGTCGTACCTTCTTCACGGTTACTGTAGGCGGTCAAGCGGCTTACTCTGACGGTTTTGGTCCTAAGCCAGGCGACATTGTTCATTGTGACTACAATGACCTTGCCGCATTTGAAGCGTTGATTAGCGATAACACCTGTGCGGTAATGATGGAGCCAATTCAAGGTGAAGGCGGTATTATCTCGCCAACTGACGAATTTGCTCAAGGCGTTCGTGATTTATGTACTAAGCACAATGCATTGCTAATTTTTGATGAAGTGCAATCAGGTGTTGGTCGTACGGGTGAGCTATACGCATACCAAGGCTTAAACGTAGTACCTGACATTTTAACTTCAGCTAAAGCACTTGGTGGCGGTTTTCCAATTGGCGCTATGCTAACAACCACTGAGATTGCACAGCATCTTAAAGTAGGTACTCATGGTTCTACTTACGGCGGTAACCCACTAGCCTGTGCAGTTGCAGAAGCTGCATTTGATACAGTGAACAATCCAGAAGTATTAGCGGGCGTTAAAGCAAAAGCGGCGTTATTTACCGAGCTACTTAATGCGATTAACGAAAAGTACCATGTATTTAGTGAAATTCGTGGCCAAGGTTTATTAATCGGTGCCGTAGTTAATGAGCAGTACAAAGGGCGCGCTAAAGAGTTTTTAGTTGCAGGTACTGAGCATGGCTTAATGTCACTTGTAGCGGGTGCTGATGTGGTTCGTTTCACTCCATCTTTAGTAATACCAGAAGCTGATATTCGCGAAGGTATGGCACGCTTTGAAAAAGCAGTAGCCCACGTTGTAAATGCGTAA
- the cysC gene encoding adenylyl-sulfate kinase, with protein MDNNIVWHNYATTKVQRSEQKKHKPAILWFTGFSGSGKSTVANALEAALNQQGAHTYLLDGDNVRHGLCKDLGFSDADRVENIRRVGETAKLMVDAGLLVLTAFISPFKAERDMVRELVDEGEFIEVFIDTPLEVCESRDPKGLYKKARAGEIKHFTGIDSTYQPPVNPEIILDTSKNTLDQSVAQLITYLKHQHIL; from the coding sequence ATGGATAACAATATTGTTTGGCATAATTACGCCACCACTAAAGTACAGCGCAGCGAACAAAAAAAGCATAAGCCGGCTATTTTATGGTTTACTGGTTTTTCTGGCTCAGGTAAAAGTACCGTTGCGAATGCACTAGAAGCAGCACTCAATCAGCAAGGTGCGCACACGTACCTACTTGATGGCGACAATGTACGCCATGGTTTATGTAAAGATTTAGGCTTTAGTGATGCCGATCGCGTTGAAAATATCCGCCGCGTAGGCGAAACCGCCAAGCTAATGGTTGACGCTGGTTTGTTAGTCCTTACTGCGTTTATATCTCCTTTTAAAGCTGAGCGCGACATGGTTCGTGAGTTAGTTGATGAGGGTGAATTTATCGAGGTATTCATCGACACCCCTCTTGAGGTGTGTGAAAGTCGCGACCCAAAAGGCTTATATAAAAAGGCGCGCGCTGGTGAAATTAAACACTTTACCGGGATTGATTCAACTTACCAGCCGCCGGTTAATCCTGAAATAATTTTAGATACCAGTAAAAACACCCTAGACCAATCGGTAGCTCAACTGATAACGTATCTAAAACATCAGCATATACTATAG
- the cysQ gene encoding 3'(2'),5'-bisphosphate nucleotidase CysQ, whose amino-acid sequence MNQTELLEETLILAREAGSAIMGIYNKDFNVEYKADESPVTDADLAAHKIISAGLKKLTPDIPVLSEESADIGWDVRQTWNSYWLVDPIDGTKEFIKKNGEFTVNIALIENGKPVLAVVDAPALGVSYIAAEAIGAFKDKGDERIELKVTTKPNKGLIRVVGSRSHPSPDLAEFVKRFDEIEMVSKGSSLKLCLVAEGSADIYPRLGPTCEWDTGAGHAIAEIAGAKVTKLDGSPLIYNTKDEYLNPYFVVSAVEE is encoded by the coding sequence ATGAACCAAACTGAACTGCTAGAAGAAACCCTTATTCTCGCTCGCGAAGCGGGAAGCGCGATTATGGGTATTTACAACAAAGACTTCAACGTTGAATACAAAGCTGATGAAAGCCCCGTAACCGACGCCGACTTAGCAGCTCATAAAATCATTAGTGCAGGGCTCAAAAAGCTTACTCCCGATATTCCTGTATTGAGTGAAGAAAGTGCCGACATTGGTTGGGACGTACGCCAAACATGGAACAGCTATTGGCTGGTTGACCCAATTGATGGCACCAAAGAATTTATTAAAAAGAACGGTGAATTTACCGTTAATATTGCCCTAATCGAAAACGGCAAACCAGTTTTAGCTGTGGTTGATGCCCCTGCGCTAGGTGTATCGTACATAGCCGCCGAAGCCATTGGTGCTTTTAAAGACAAAGGAGATGAGCGCATCGAGCTTAAAGTCACCACTAAGCCTAACAAAGGGCTTATTCGTGTTGTAGGCAGTCGCTCGCACCCCTCCCCTGATTTAGCTGAATTTGTAAAACGCTTTGATGAGATTGAAATGGTGTCAAAAGGCAGCTCATTGAAACTGTGTTTAGTCGCCGAAGGGAGTGCTGATATATACCCCCGCTTAGGCCCAACCTGTGAATGGGATACCGGAGCAGGCCATGCGATTGCTGAAATCGCCGGTGCAAAAGTCACTAAACTCGACGGCAGCCCGCTTATTTATAACACCAAAGATGAGTACTTGAATCCATATTTTGTGGTGAGTGCGGTGGAAGAATAA